Within the Opitutaceae bacterium TAV5 genome, the region CCGACAGGTGCTGCCTGACCAATTTCAAACTTCAAACTGCCAACTGCACTCTCCAAACATGAAAGCCACAATCATCGGCGGCGGCGGCCGCGTCGGTTCCAATGCAGCCTTTGCCCTCCAGTGCGCGGGCATTGTCTCCGAAATCCAGATACTTGACGCCAATGCCGACCTCGCCGCCGGCGAGGCGCTCGACCTCCTCCACGGCACCGCCACCATCGGCGGCCAGCGCATCTACGCCGGCGACTACGCCCGCGCCACCGACAGCGACATCTTCATCATCACCGCCGGCCTCCGCCGCAAACCCGACGAATCGCGCCTCGACCTCATCAACCGCAACGTCGCCCTCTTCCTGCAAATCCTCGCCAGCATCCAGCAGGCCGGCTACCGCAAGGACGCGCTTTTCTTCGTTGTTTCCAATCCCGTCGACATCCTCACCCAGCTCGCCGCCGCCAGGCTCGGCCTCCCCTGGCAACAGGTCATCGGCCTCGGCACGATGCTCGACACCTCCCGTTTCCGCTCGCTCATCGCCGCCGAGCTCAAGCTCAACCCCGCCCAGATCACCGCCCTCATCCTCGGTGAACACGGTGACACCATGATCCCCGTCTGGTCGAGCGCCGCCTATGCCGGCCTCCC harbors:
- a CDS encoding lactate dehydrogenase — encoded protein: MKATIIGGGGRVGSNAAFALQCAGIVSEIQILDANADLAAGEALDLLHGTATIGGQRIYAGDYARATDSDIFIITAGLRRKPDESRLDLINRNVALFLQILASIQQAGYRKDALFFVVSNPVDILTQLAAARLGLPWQQVIGLGTMLDTSRFRSLIAAELKLNPAQITALILGEHGDTMIPVWSSAAYAGLPLDKVPGCTSAFQNQIFERTKTSGAEVIRRKGGAGWAVGLTIAEVVHAIALDKHAVLPVSTIQQGAYGLRNVSISVPTLVGRKGALAHLEVELWPKELQGLQSSARALQETYAKVAKA